A single Brachybacterium sillae DNA region contains:
- a CDS encoding DUF7455 domain-containing protein: MNTTLEAPRLTAHDRCDRCGAQAYVKVVLQGGGELMFCAHHARANEDALRSLAAEWIDETGRLEPQPVGAAD; encoded by the coding sequence ATGAACACCACGCTAGAAGCCCCTCGCCTGACCGCGCACGATCGCTGCGACCGTTGCGGCGCGCAGGCCTATGTGAAGGTGGTGCTGCAGGGCGGCGGTGAGCTGATGTTCTGCGCGCACCACGCCCGGGCGAATGAGGATGCCCTGCGTTCCCTCGCCGCCGAATGGATCGACGAGACCGGACGTCTCGAGCCGCAGCCGGTCGGCGCTGCGGACTGA
- a CDS encoding GNAT family N-acetyltransferase codes for MGPDDWRAHRELRLAMLRDAPDAFWTTLADVADRSEEQWREDLTGSRILLQARRGEEILGGVGVLPGPYDREPMPPDTVNIVSMYVRPDARGTGVSRLLLSAAAQVARDLGRPMLQLAVLSDAARARGLYESIGLRPTGLEDPHPRRADATFVEYRAHADELTLPEAPTLHG; via the coding sequence ATGGGCCCGGACGACTGGAGGGCCCACCGCGAGCTGCGCCTGGCCATGCTGCGGGATGCTCCGGACGCGTTCTGGACCACGCTGGCGGATGTCGCCGACCGCAGCGAGGAGCAGTGGCGTGAGGACCTCACCGGGTCCCGCATCCTGCTGCAGGCCCGCCGTGGCGAGGAGATTCTCGGGGGAGTGGGCGTGCTGCCCGGTCCGTACGACCGGGAGCCGATGCCGCCGGACACGGTCAACATCGTGTCGATGTACGTCCGGCCAGACGCCCGCGGCACCGGCGTGTCGCGTCTGCTGCTCTCCGCTGCCGCCCAGGTCGCCCGGGACCTCGGCCGCCCGATGCTGCAGCTCGCGGTGCTCTCCGACGCCGCCCGCGCCCGCGGCCTCTACGAGAGCATCGGCCTGCGCCCGACCGGTCTCGAGGACCCGCATCCGCGGCGCGCCGATGCGACCTTCGTCGAATACCGCGCCCACGCCGACGAGCTGACCCTGCCCGAGGCGCCGACGCTGCACGGGTGA
- a CDS encoding DNA gyrase/topoisomerase IV subunit B — protein sequence MSTSSPYDARHLQVLEGLEAVRKRPGMYIGSTDSRGLMHCLWEILDNSVDEALGGNGDTIEVELHPDGSVEVRDRGRGVPVDVEPRTGLTGVEVVYTKLHAGGKFGGGSYAASGGLHGVGASVVNALSARLDVEVDRGGKTYAMSFRRGVPGVFADPADGPDPEAPFEAVTQGAAELRVIGKAKRGVTGTRVRYWADPQIFIKGSHFSTEELSRRARQTAFLVPGLGITIVDRRPERSPEQPEQRTFRYDGGISEFVEYLAQDEKITDVIRLQGTGDYSETVPVLDRNGQMVSREVQRTCEVDIALRWGADYETTVRSFVNIVATPKGGTHVTGFEQALVKTLRKQVEAQARRVKFNAKNEKIEKDDTLAGLTAVITVRLEEPQFEGQTKEVLGTPAVRQIVAKVVEDRLTDVLTSTAKGEKEQAALVIDKVVSEMRARIAARMHKEVSRRKNALESSTMPTKLADCRTTDVQRSELFIVEGDSALGTAKNARNSEFQALLPIRGKILNVQKASITDMLKNAECAAIIQVIGAGSGRTFDLEAARYGKIIMMTDADVDGAHIRTLLLTLFHRYMRPLVEEGRVYAAVPPLHRVEIIHGGRRKNEYVYTYSEAELMRLLKKLERSGKRYKEPIQRYKGLGEMDADQLADTTMDPQHRTLRRVRIEDAEAAAEMFELLMGSEVAPRKQFIIEGAEDLDRERIDA from the coding sequence GTGTCCACCAGCTCCCCCTATGACGCCCGCCATCTGCAGGTCCTCGAGGGTCTCGAGGCCGTGCGCAAGCGCCCCGGCATGTACATCGGGTCCACCGATTCCCGCGGCCTCATGCACTGCCTGTGGGAGATCCTCGACAACTCGGTCGACGAGGCCCTCGGTGGCAACGGGGACACCATCGAGGTCGAGCTGCATCCCGATGGTTCCGTCGAGGTCCGCGACCGCGGCCGCGGCGTCCCTGTCGACGTCGAACCCCGCACCGGTCTCACCGGCGTCGAGGTGGTCTACACCAAGCTCCATGCGGGCGGGAAGTTCGGCGGCGGCTCCTATGCGGCCTCCGGCGGCCTCCACGGCGTCGGCGCCTCCGTGGTCAACGCCCTGTCGGCCCGTCTCGACGTCGAAGTCGATCGCGGCGGGAAGACCTACGCCATGTCCTTCCGGCGCGGTGTGCCCGGCGTGTTCGCCGACCCCGCTGACGGCCCCGACCCGGAGGCGCCGTTCGAGGCGGTGACCCAGGGCGCCGCCGAGCTGCGCGTGATCGGGAAGGCCAAGCGCGGAGTCACGGGCACCCGGGTGCGCTACTGGGCGGATCCTCAGATCTTCATCAAGGGCTCCCACTTCTCCACCGAGGAACTCTCCCGCCGAGCCCGCCAGACCGCCTTCCTGGTGCCGGGGCTGGGCATCACGATCGTCGACCGTCGCCCCGAACGCAGCCCCGAGCAGCCCGAACAGCGCACCTTCCGCTATGACGGCGGCATCAGCGAGTTCGTCGAATACCTGGCGCAGGACGAGAAGATCACCGACGTGATCCGGCTGCAGGGAACCGGTGACTACTCCGAGACCGTCCCGGTGCTGGACCGCAACGGGCAGATGGTCTCGCGCGAGGTGCAGCGCACCTGCGAGGTCGACATCGCCCTGCGCTGGGGCGCCGACTACGAGACGACGGTGCGGTCCTTCGTGAACATCGTCGCGACCCCGAAGGGCGGCACCCATGTCACCGGTTTCGAACAGGCCCTGGTCAAGACACTGCGCAAGCAGGTCGAGGCCCAGGCCCGCCGCGTGAAGTTCAACGCCAAGAACGAGAAGATCGAGAAGGACGACACCCTCGCCGGTCTCACCGCCGTCATCACCGTGCGTCTGGAGGAGCCGCAGTTCGAGGGTCAGACCAAGGAGGTGCTCGGCACCCCCGCGGTGCGTCAGATCGTCGCGAAGGTGGTGGAGGACCGCCTCACCGACGTCCTCACCTCCACCGCGAAGGGCGAGAAGGAACAGGCCGCCCTGGTCATCGACAAGGTGGTCTCCGAGATGCGCGCCCGTATCGCCGCGCGCATGCACAAGGAGGTCTCCCGCCGCAAGAATGCGCTGGAGTCCTCCACCATGCCGACGAAGCTCGCCGACTGCCGCACCACCGACGTGCAGCGCTCCGAACTGTTCATCGTCGAGGGCGACTCCGCCCTCGGAACCGCGAAGAACGCCCGCAACTCCGAGTTCCAGGCGCTGCTGCCGATCCGCGGGAAGATCCTCAACGTGCAGAAGGCGTCGATCACCGACATGCTGAAGAACGCCGAATGCGCTGCGATCATCCAGGTGATCGGCGCCGGCAGCGGACGCACCTTCGACCTGGAGGCCGCCCGCTACGGCAAGATCATCATGATGACCGACGCCGACGTCGACGGCGCCCACATCCGCACGCTGCTGCTGACCCTGTTCCACCGGTACATGCGACCGCTGGTGGAGGAGGGCCGGGTGTATGCAGCCGTGCCGCCGCTGCACCGGGTGGAGATCATCCACGGCGGCCGCCGGAAGAACGAGTACGTGTACACCTACTCCGAGGCGGAGCTGATGCGTCTGCTGAAAAAGCTGGAGCGTTCCGGCAAGCGGTACAAGGAACCGATCCAGCGGTACAAGGGCCTGGGTGAGATGGACGCGGATCAGCTGGCGGACACCACCATGGATCCGCAGCATCGCACCCTGCGACGGGTGCGTATCGAGGATGCCGAGGCCGCGGCCGAGATGTTCGAACTTCTCATGGGGTCCGAGGTCGCGCCGCGCAAGCAGTTCATCATCGAGGGTGCGGAGGACCTGGATCGCGAGAGGATCGACGCATGA
- a CDS encoding DNA gyrase/topoisomerase IV subunit A, translated as MARSRSTSTPSDGAPQEHHDGTVVDVDVTSEMVSSFLEYAYSVIYSRALPDARDGLKPVQRRILYMMDDMGLRPDRGHVKSQRVVGEVMGKLHPHGDSAIYDALVRMAQDFSMRLPLVDGHGNFGSLDNGPAAARYTEARPAPAATLMTDSLEEDVVEMVPNYDNQLLQPDVLPAQFPNLLVNGASGIAVGMATNMPPHNLVEVIAAARHLITHPEADLEDLMRLVPGPDLPTGGRIVGLDGVRDAYRTGRGSFRIRATARIENITSRRKGIVVTELPYLVGPEKVAEKLRDAVQAKKVQGISDYQDLTDRHHGLRLVMTVKSGFQPEAVLEQLYRHTPMEESFGINNVALVDGQPRTLGLKQLLEVFVRHRLEVVRRRTEHRLRTRRDRLHLVEGLLIAILDIDEVIQIIRNADDAERARTALMSAFDLSQTQAEYILELRLRRLTKFSRLELEGERDDLRREIERLEEILGSDEVLRQVVSDELADVAAAHGTPRRTVLLEAGAAPAPVTQGAEIPDEPCRVLLTGTRLVARAAGDDALAREGGRSAHDVVVAEVLTRTRSTVGIVTSRGRMLHLPVVDLPALAPTAEPPSLAGGARLDDLLTLEKDERVIGMVRVAPTDLERGGTLALATRRGVVKRVTPDYPRTDGFEVIALKDDDEVIGAVDLDPERIDADSGDVDLVLITTDAQLLHFPAAGVRPQGRGAGGVAGVKLADGAHVLSLAALDVTRPAEVVTIAGSSGALPLAQTGSLKVTALTEYPAKGRASQGVRCHRFLRGEDVLIGAWTVASPARACSAAGQPVDLPPPVGRRDGSGTPVAVPIAAVG; from the coding sequence ATGGCCCGATCCCGCAGCACGAGCACGCCCTCCGACGGAGCGCCGCAGGAGCATCACGACGGCACCGTCGTCGACGTCGACGTCACCAGCGAGATGGTGAGCTCGTTCCTCGAGTACGCCTACTCGGTGATCTACTCGCGGGCCCTGCCGGATGCACGCGACGGCCTCAAGCCGGTGCAACGGCGGATCCTCTACATGATGGACGACATGGGTCTGCGACCCGACCGCGGGCACGTGAAGAGCCAGCGGGTCGTCGGCGAGGTGATGGGCAAGCTCCACCCCCACGGTGACTCCGCCATCTACGACGCCCTGGTGCGCATGGCGCAGGACTTCTCCATGCGGCTGCCACTGGTGGACGGGCACGGCAACTTCGGGTCGCTCGACAACGGGCCCGCCGCCGCCCGATACACCGAGGCGCGGCCCGCCCCGGCGGCCACCCTCATGACGGACTCCCTCGAGGAGGACGTCGTCGAGATGGTCCCGAACTACGACAACCAGCTGCTGCAGCCCGACGTGCTGCCCGCGCAGTTCCCGAACCTGCTGGTCAACGGCGCCAGCGGCATCGCCGTGGGCATGGCCACCAACATGCCGCCGCACAATCTGGTGGAGGTCATCGCCGCCGCCCGTCACCTCATCACCCACCCCGAGGCGGATCTCGAGGACCTCATGCGGTTGGTCCCCGGGCCGGACCTGCCCACCGGCGGCCGGATCGTCGGCCTCGACGGGGTGCGTGACGCCTACCGCACCGGTCGCGGGTCGTTCCGCATCCGCGCCACCGCCCGGATCGAGAACATCACCAGCCGCCGCAAGGGCATCGTCGTGACGGAGCTGCCGTACCTGGTGGGGCCGGAGAAGGTGGCCGAGAAGCTGCGCGACGCCGTGCAGGCCAAGAAGGTGCAGGGCATCAGCGACTACCAGGACCTCACCGACCGCCACCACGGCCTGCGCCTGGTGATGACGGTGAAGTCCGGGTTCCAGCCGGAGGCGGTGCTGGAGCAGCTGTACCGACACACCCCGATGGAGGAGTCCTTCGGGATCAACAACGTGGCGCTGGTGGACGGCCAGCCCCGCACCCTCGGCCTCAAGCAGCTGCTGGAGGTGTTCGTCCGGCACCGCCTGGAGGTGGTGCGGCGCCGCACCGAGCATCGTCTGCGCACCCGCCGTGACCGCCTCCACCTGGTCGAGGGACTGCTGATCGCGATCCTCGACATCGACGAGGTCATCCAGATCATCCGCAACGCGGACGACGCCGAACGCGCCCGCACCGCCCTGATGAGCGCCTTCGACCTGAGCCAGACGCAGGCCGAGTACATCCTGGAACTGCGGCTGCGGCGCCTGACGAAGTTCTCCCGCCTGGAACTGGAGGGCGAGCGGGACGACCTGCGGCGGGAGATCGAACGGCTCGAGGAGATCCTCGGCTCCGACGAGGTGCTGCGGCAGGTCGTCTCCGACGAGCTCGCCGATGTCGCCGCCGCCCATGGCACCCCCCGGCGCACTGTGCTGCTGGAGGCCGGGGCCGCACCCGCACCCGTCACCCAGGGGGCGGAGATCCCCGACGAACCCTGCCGGGTGCTGCTCACCGGCACCCGCCTGGTGGCGCGCGCCGCCGGGGACGACGCGCTGGCACGCGAAGGGGGCCGCTCCGCCCACGACGTGGTGGTGGCGGAGGTCCTCACCCGCACCCGCTCCACGGTCGGAATCGTCACCTCGCGCGGCCGGATGCTGCACCTGCCGGTGGTCGACCTGCCCGCTCTCGCCCCGACCGCCGAACCGCCGTCTCTGGCGGGCGGTGCCCGTCTCGACGACCTGCTCACCCTGGAGAAGGACGAACGGGTGATCGGCATGGTCCGCGTCGCCCCCACGGACCTGGAACGCGGCGGAACCCTGGCCCTGGCCACCCGCCGCGGCGTCGTCAAGCGCGTCACCCCCGACTATCCCCGCACCGACGGCTTCGAGGTGATCGCCCTCAAGGACGACGATGAGGTGATCGGAGCGGTCGACCTCGACCCGGAACGGATCGACGCCGACAGCGGCGACGTCGACCTGGTGCTCATCACCACCGACGCCCAGCTGCTGCACTTCCCGGCCGCCGGGGTGCGACCCCAGGGGCGCGGCGCCGGCGGCGTGGCGGGTGTGAAACTCGCCGACGGCGCCCACGTCCTCAGCCTCGCCGCCCTCGACGTCACCCGCCCGGCGGAGGTCGTCACCATCGCCGGATCCTCCGGGGCCCTGCCGCTGGCGCAGACCGGATCCCTGAAGGTGACCGCCCTCACGGAGTACCCGGCCAAGGGCCGCGCCAGCCAGGGGGTGCGCTGCCACCGCTTCCTGCGCGGCGAGGACGTGCTGATCGGCGCCTGGACGGTGGCGTCACCGGCGCGGGCCTGCTCCGCCGCCGGTCAGCCCGTGGACCTGCCACCCCCGGTGGGGCGGCGTGACGGCTCGGGCACCCCCGTGGCCGTCCCGATCGCGGCCGTGGGATGA
- a CDS encoding RNA polymerase sigma factor — protein MTQSRTSSTAKTTTASKKSASKKASSAEPADSAEKTSASSTTSHATTTSGGSRSRSASKGAAAASTKDEVAEDATTSTSSKRSSTKSSSTKGRASKSSSTTSSSTKSSTSRRTSSASKAAAAAGSEEDTTDTAETTDSGVDEAASPSRRSSGTKGASRTSTSKRSSSKRTTAKAKAAADAADEDDEAQDLPEDVELEDADDTEADVADGDEGDADNGDADGDGDSAETENGEGSSSSGSSSSDGDDDSGGFVFSATDDDAPAQQVVTAGATADPVKDYLKQIGKVALLNAAQEVELAERIEAGLYAEHKLKQDPDLLKTKAGRELRVIADDGRAAKDHLLEANLRLVVSLAKRYTGRGMLFLDLIQEGNLGLIRAVEKFDYTKGYKFSTYATWWIRQAITRAMADQARTIRIPVHMVEVINKLARVQRQMLQDLGREPTPEELAKELDMTPEKVVEVQKYGREPISLHTPLGEDGDSEFGDLIEDSEAVVPADAVSFTLLQEQLRSVLDTLSEREAGVVAMRFGLEDGQPKTLDEIGKVYGVTRERIRQIESKTMSKLRHPSRSQVLRDYLD, from the coding sequence GTGACCCAGTCCCGCACCTCGTCCACGGCCAAGACCACGACCGCGTCGAAGAAGTCCGCGTCGAAGAAGGCCTCGTCTGCGGAGCCCGCTGACAGCGCGGAGAAGACCTCCGCGTCGTCCACCACCTCCCACGCCACGACGACGAGCGGCGGGAGCCGCAGCCGTTCGGCGTCGAAGGGGGCCGCCGCGGCGAGCACGAAGGATGAGGTCGCGGAGGACGCGACGACGAGTACCTCCTCGAAGAGGTCGTCCACCAAGAGCTCGTCCACCAAGGGCCGCGCGTCCAAGAGCTCCAGCACCACGAGCTCCAGCACCAAGAGCTCCACCAGCCGGCGCACCTCCTCCGCCTCGAAGGCTGCGGCCGCGGCAGGGTCCGAGGAGGACACGACGGACACCGCCGAGACGACGGACTCCGGCGTCGACGAGGCCGCGTCCCCCTCCCGTCGCTCCTCGGGCACCAAGGGCGCCTCGCGCACCTCGACCTCCAAGCGGTCCAGCAGCAAGCGCACGACCGCCAAGGCCAAGGCGGCCGCTGATGCCGCCGATGAGGATGACGAGGCGCAGGACCTCCCCGAGGATGTCGAGCTGGAGGATGCGGACGACACCGAGGCGGACGTGGCCGACGGTGACGAGGGTGATGCCGACAACGGTGACGCCGACGGGGACGGCGACAGCGCCGAGACCGAGAACGGCGAGGGGAGTTCCTCGTCCGGCAGCAGCTCCTCGGACGGCGATGACGACTCCGGCGGGTTCGTGTTCTCCGCCACCGACGATGACGCCCCGGCACAGCAGGTCGTCACCGCCGGAGCCACGGCCGACCCGGTGAAGGACTACCTCAAGCAGATCGGCAAGGTGGCTCTGCTGAACGCCGCACAGGAGGTCGAGCTCGCCGAACGCATCGAGGCCGGCCTCTACGCCGAGCACAAGCTGAAGCAGGACCCGGATCTCCTCAAGACCAAGGCCGGCCGTGAACTGCGGGTCATCGCCGATGATGGTCGCGCCGCGAAGGATCACCTGCTCGAGGCGAACCTGCGTCTGGTGGTGTCCCTCGCCAAGCGCTACACCGGCCGCGGGATGCTGTTCCTGGATCTCATCCAGGAGGGCAACCTCGGTCTGATCCGGGCGGTCGAGAAGTTCGACTACACCAAGGGCTACAAGTTCTCGACCTACGCGACCTGGTGGATCCGTCAGGCCATCACCCGCGCCATGGCGGACCAGGCCCGAACCATCCGCATCCCGGTGCACATGGTGGAGGTCATCAACAAGCTCGCCCGCGTGCAGCGCCAGATGCTCCAGGACCTCGGCCGCGAACCCACCCCGGAGGAGCTGGCCAAGGAGCTCGACATGACCCCGGAGAAGGTCGTCGAGGTGCAGAAGTACGGCCGCGAGCCGATCTCCCTGCACACCCCGCTGGGTGAGGACGGCGACAGCGAGTTCGGTGACCTCATCGAGGACTCCGAGGCTGTGGTGCCGGCCGACGCCGTCAGCTTCACGCTGCTGCAGGAGCAGCTGCGATCCGTGCTCGACACCCTCTCCGAGCGGGAGGCCGGCGTCGTCGCCATGCGCTTCGGCCTGGAGGACGGGCAGCCGAAGACCCTCGACGAGATCGGCAAGGTGTACGGGGTGACCCGTGAGCGCATCCGCCAGATCGAGTCGAAGACCATGTCGAAGCTCCGCCACCCCTCGCGCTCGCAGGTCCTGCGGGACTACCTCGACTGA
- a CDS encoding D-hexose-6-phosphate mutarotase — MSTASAAPAELPLPPSVHREDRDDAPILRIDTPAASAVVHLDGAQISSWVPQGARDVLWTSPTSLAGPGRSLRGGIPLIGPWFGPGRDGRTTPKHGWLRTHRWELREAEEIAGGGVQLRLVLDSADPSGSGITAAVEFHIGADLAVDLTVTAGSTPLELETALHTYLAVGDVRKIAVEGLGGASYLDNTRDLARLRQDEPTLRLEGPTDRVYEASGPVEVHDPLLGRTLRAHSRASSRTVVWNPWAEGAAAMVDVPPDAWTDFVCVETAVAKDGFVALAPGASHTLGATYEVIAD, encoded by the coding sequence ATGAGCACCGCATCCGCCGCCCCCGCCGAGCTCCCCCTGCCGCCGTCCGTGCACCGCGAGGACCGGGACGACGCACCGATCCTGCGGATCGACACCCCCGCCGCCTCCGCCGTGGTGCACCTGGACGGGGCGCAGATCTCGAGCTGGGTGCCGCAGGGGGCACGCGACGTGCTGTGGACCAGCCCCACCTCGCTGGCGGGTCCCGGCCGCTCCCTGCGCGGCGGGATCCCGCTGATCGGCCCGTGGTTCGGCCCCGGCCGCGACGGCCGCACCACCCCCAAGCACGGCTGGCTGCGCACCCACCGGTGGGAGCTGCGCGAGGCCGAGGAGATCGCCGGCGGCGGCGTGCAGCTGCGGCTGGTCCTCGACAGCGCCGACCCGTCGGGGTCGGGTATCACTGCTGCGGTGGAGTTCCACATCGGCGCGGACCTGGCCGTGGACCTCACGGTGACTGCGGGCAGCACGCCGCTGGAGCTGGAGACCGCCCTGCACACGTACCTGGCCGTCGGTGACGTCCGCAAGATCGCGGTCGAGGGCCTGGGCGGCGCCTCCTACCTGGACAACACCCGCGACCTGGCCCGGCTGCGGCAGGACGAGCCGACCCTGCGGCTGGAGGGACCCACCGACCGCGTCTACGAAGCCTCCGGGCCGGTGGAGGTGCACGACCCGCTGCTGGGTCGCACCCTTCGGGCGCACTCGCGGGCGTCCTCCCGCACCGTGGTGTGGAACCCGTGGGCCGAGGGCGCGGCCGCGATGGTCGATGTCCCGCCCGATGCGTGGACCGATTTCGTGTGTGTGGAGACGGCGGTGGCGAAGGACGGGTTCGTGGCATTGGCACCGGGAGCCTCGCACACCCTCGGTGCCACCTACGAGGTCATCGCCGACTGA
- the hisF gene encoding imidazole glycerol phosphate synthase subunit HisF, with the protein MSVAVRVIPCLDVDDGRVVKGVNFRDLRDAGDPVELAARYGAEGADEVTFLDVTASSSGRSTMLDVVRRTAEQVFVPLTVGGGVRSVEDVDQLLRAGADKCAVNTAAIADPTLIRRIAERFGNQVLVLSIDARRVTDDTPEGPARSGSGIEVTTHGGRRGTGLDALEWIAQATELGAGEFLLNSMDADGTGTGFDLELLRGARAVTTRPLIASGGAGRVEDFAPAVEAGADAVLAASVFHFGTLSIREVKDSLAGAGHEVR; encoded by the coding sequence ATGAGTGTCGCTGTTCGCGTGATCCCCTGCCTGGACGTCGACGACGGCCGCGTCGTCAAAGGCGTCAACTTCCGTGACCTGCGAGACGCCGGGGACCCGGTGGAGCTCGCCGCCCGCTACGGGGCCGAGGGCGCCGACGAGGTGACGTTCCTGGATGTCACCGCCTCCAGCAGCGGACGCTCCACCATGCTGGACGTCGTCCGCCGCACCGCCGAGCAGGTGTTCGTGCCGTTGACGGTCGGCGGGGGAGTCCGCAGCGTCGAGGATGTCGACCAGCTGCTGCGCGCCGGCGCCGACAAGTGCGCGGTGAACACCGCCGCGATCGCCGACCCCACCCTCATCCGCCGCATCGCCGAACGCTTCGGCAACCAGGTGCTGGTGCTGTCGATCGACGCGCGCCGGGTCACCGACGACACTCCCGAGGGGCCCGCCCGCAGCGGCTCCGGCATCGAGGTCACCACCCACGGCGGCCGCCGCGGCACCGGCCTCGACGCGCTCGAGTGGATCGCGCAGGCGACCGAGCTCGGGGCCGGGGAGTTCCTGCTGAACTCCATGGATGCCGACGGCACCGGCACCGGATTCGACCTGGAGCTGCTCCGCGGGGCCCGTGCCGTGACCACGCGTCCGCTGATCGCCTCCGGTGGCGCCGGCCGGGTGGAGGACTTCGCCCCGGCGGTCGAGGCCGGAGCCGATGCCGTGCTGGCCGCCAGTGTGTTCCACTTCGGGACCCTGTCGATCCGTGAGGTGAAGGACTCGCTCGCCGGCGCTGGGCACGAGGTGCGGTGA